The genome window GCTAAAGTGCCTGCatgtaaattaataaaatattgttGATCTTTTACAGGCATAAAACTGATATAACATCAAACTTATGAGAAGAAAGGCGACTTATTCCATGGAGAATAAGATTCAGTAAATACAAAAAAACTAACTGGTCAAAGTGGGTAACTTTAGTTTCAGCTGTTGTGTCGACCGGCAAACACCTTTATTATGTAATGAGTCACATATCATTACAAAACTAtattaaaaagtaataaaaagagtaaaatgccattttcgtccctgaggtttggccagttttgagactttcgtccaaaggtttgttttttcgcatctggatccaaaaggtttgaaatcttgtcatttttattcagctcgttaactccatctatttttcttctataagtcagaggtattttcttcttttttgttaacttaaagggcaattcggtcttttgagtacttgtacattatgctaaatgcttgtacataaagtgaaaaagactgaaCTGCCCTTTAAGTTagaaaaaagacagaaatacccctaaCTTAATAGAGAAAAATGGATGAGTTAACGatccagatgaaaatggcaagatttcaaaccttttggatccagatgcggaaagacaaacctttggacgaaattcgcaaaactgcccaaacctcaggaacgaaaatggcattttactctaataaaaatctaatatttatttaataaaacgaaTTAGGTGGTTTTATGCATATGAATACACTGCGGACAATATCCAAACCCCTTCAACGCATATGACATGTTTccttttaaatttatatttagaaACCTCCCCATTTGTCCTGTTAAACATAAAACGTTTGACCAGTTTATAGGTAAATGGTAAAAATTGCTGCATCTAGGGTTCTAGGTTAGTGTAGAATAAGCTATGAAGTTCCCCATTGTTGCATACCTAATGAGGCTATATCAGTATACTTGTCACTAAACGCATATACATTCACTGCAACTTGGTATTTTGTGAAATCAGCAGCCATCTGTTTATAAAACGGGTCTTCTGGTATTCGTAAGGTATGCTCTTTATCTGTTCCATAAACACGAAGATCGTCTCCACGCAACTTCAAACGACCAACACCAAGTGAGGGAAGCGTGCTCTGGAAAATTAACAATTTCCCTCCAAGTTGACTCTGCATGGAGCAAATAAAGTTTTTTAGTGACGTGGCAGTGTTAGGTAGAAACTATTAGTTGGAACATGTAGCTGACATGATATAAGATAGATTTAATTGCGACTATTAGTTGGAACAGCGTAACGTGTCTTTTTTATATTTGTAATTGAAATAAAAGCATGAGCATGTTATTTTGTCTTACGAAAAAAATGAATGTAGTTTCAAATAAGGGGCCATATAGACATTAGATCATGGTAAAATATCATATCAGATTGTACACAAAACTAAACATTTTATTTTGTTCATTCAAAAATAATTAAGTTTTCAGAATGATATCCAACCCAATTGCATAAAGCAAACACAAGTTTTCAAGTACTCATGCCCATTTTTATTCCACTGTACTATGAAACTAGACCCATAGTGATCCGCGATTGCAAACCAAACACCACCTTGGTGTCAAAGATGATTAGAAAAGCATAGTATTTCATTAACAATTAAGTGTATGAATAAATAGGATTAATAAGTCTATGCATTAACAAAAGACACTTTGGGCGACTTTACCCGATTTAGCCCTTTCCTGTTTAacagtattttttttttatttttacccgcTAGAGGAACATAACCCAAATAAACCCATCCATAAGTAAACGCGTACCAATTGCTACCTCTATATACAACATAAGTGGTCCAGgtagtagggctgtaaacgaaccgaacgaacacgaacaaggccttgttcgtgttcgtttgttaaggaaataaatgtgttcacgaacggttcatgaacacttaccgaacgagattttatgttcgtgttcgttcattaaggaaatgagtgtgtttgcgaacggttcacgaacacaaacgaacacaaacaaatttggcgaacgcgacgaaggataaagatagatgacCCAGAGAGTAGCagtcgaacttgaatcccttattgtggaacggaggtcgatcgtattcgccgatgtaaataatgagaaatgaaagggtaatgatgcataaacaaggtgagaGTGGGTTTCCTaatttaattgttagggtaataaaataaataaaagtttaataatataaaaagtacaaataaaatataagaaagtacaaagatcttcaatgaaaacacaaacatacgaacataaacgaacgcaaatcaacgaatgttcacgaacacgttcacgaacaccttaccgaacgtacacgaacacaatcgaacgaacgagacctctgttcatgttcgttcatttaactaatcgaacgaaatttcttgttcatgttcgttcgtttattaaacgaacgaacataaacgaacttcccgccgaacggttcacgaactgttcggttcatttacaaccCTACCAGGTAGTTCAGTAGCGGATATACTACAAGGAAGACTCGATGTCCAAAAATCTTAGAAAAAATATAACACATCTCATACCATACAAATAAGTTTTTGAAGGTGGAATCGCAAGACTTGTagacgaaccgaacgaacatgaacagaggcatgttcgtgttcgttcatttaactttaaccgaacacgaacatgtAATCGAGAACACGTTTTTTGTTCATGTATTGTTCGTTCATCAAGAAaatgggcatgttcgtgttcgtttatgtccgttcatttaaaaactaaacaaacagttcacgaacataaacaaacaaacaagcctAAACGAACACAAATTAACAAACATAaaacaacacaaatgaacatcattgaacaaacataaacgaacacaaatgatcAAACATAAACGGACATAAAGTAGCTTTTTTATATAACTTACTGATTAATTACGATAAGTTcatttttattactagaaagcCCAATTatcaattagttatatttatataactaGTTAGAAAGCGTCTATTATGTTTATATTCATACAAATATAACTACTTATGTATTTATTAAGATTTAAACAAACACAGACGAATgtaaataaacataaatgaatgTACAAAAACGGACGTTCACGAACGTGAATGAACGAACAACacatgtgttcatgttcgtttgtttaattagatgaacaaaattttttgttcatacatgttcgtttattaaacaaacgaacataaacagaCTTCCTGCTGaacaagttcatgaacgttcgatTCGTTTAAAGGCCTGCCTGAATCGCCCACCAAGGTTCTAAATAATATAGGGTCCAAGAAACTTACCATAACCATATAAGCGGCTTTGAGGGCGGGCCCAAAAGCAGATTCCACATTAACATTGTCCTGAAACATAGAAGGCAAGCTATCCAGAAAAGCCTCCACCACAGGTCTGGATTCTGACAGGTTGACAAGAAGATCATCTGGCAATGGAACAAAAATATCTTCCAAATCTGATACGACCATCATTTGAGGCTGTGTCAAAGTTGACTGGAACAAGTAAAACAAAAAAAGATTAGTCAACGTTATAATAAGAGATTATTATATGGCTGGCTAAAGTGCTAAACTCTAAACTACTTACCTTCATATTGTAAAAGTGAATTGTGCTGTCAAAAGTTATGAACCCAATTTGTGTTCTTGGGCTGCCCGGCAATTTATCCAAACAAGATTTAATGGTTTGTGCCATCACCTAACATAATGTATGCAAGAGATATAACAACAGGTCAAAAATGTGAACAGATATATCACAAGGTATGAGCTATCACTTATCAATTTATATATTAAAAGAAAAGGCTTACCTCAAGCATACCACTTTTAACTGCAGATATTGACACGTCAATCATAAAAAAGTATAATGGTGGCATTGGAGGCCGAACCATATACTCAGCTGGAGCAACAAATTCCACAGATCCCTTTGTAAGCTCAGGGTGTTGATCAAGATCAACTCTTTTTCCAGTGGCATCCAAATGAGCGAAATAATCATTTTGCACTGTATATTATGGAGAGGAATCATAGAAATTAGTCAAATTACTTAGCATAAAAGTTCCATATATGGCAGAAAAAAATCAATAATATTCTTTACACTGGTGATGAAACAGCATAAAAGTATGATTTGGCACATTACTGAGGCCACATGTGTTTAAACTTTATAGACTATGGACGTATATTAAACATATATGCAACATAAGTGTGTTAGATAGGATATAACTGGTGGTGAAATGGAATCCCAAAACACCAACAAAAAAAGGTATTCAAACTCTAAACATATATAGCTTTACCATGTTGTCAAATTACTGTTTTTTTCTGTTTAAAGTTTAAACGAACACTGAAAAAATAGTTCATGTTTTGGTACAAGAATTTTCAAAGTATTACCATCATTAAGTAAAGCACATATATTGCACCTCCACTTTCTCCCACCATCAGTAAAAGTCACATACGGATTCACATACGTACGACATCTTCTACAACGAACGATACCCATTGTGGCAAAGTTAACTACTGGCACTTCCTCCTGAACAATCAGCAGTACATAAGcaaaagtaaaaacaaaaacatgttaTTAAACAGCACATGTTTAATGAATGAATACTCACCCCCTCAGGAGGTTCTGCCAGTGGACAAACAACTGCTCCAAGAGGCAACTGCCACCTCGAAACCAAAGACTGTGAATTCGGTATAGCACTAGTCGTAAGTCTTAGATATCTAGAATCACAATTCATGGGATACATCCCAGCAAAAGACGTTGGTTCAACATCACCATCCAGTGGTCTTGGCAACGCTTTAGCATCAACCCCCCCATCAAACGACCCAGGAGCAGATCCGAGAGAAAGTGAGCTAAAATCTTCTACCAAACCCGACATAACTCCTGTAGGCGGTGCGGACCCACCTGCATACATTCCTGTTGACGATGCAACTGGCGGAACGGGAACTTGTCCATAACCACCTTGATGAGAAGAAAAGGGAGCAGGTATGGCGGGCTGAGGTGGGCCATAACCTCCTTGTTGATAAactggcggtggtggcggtggactTACTGTGCTACTCTGTATACCCTGTATACCCGGATAGCCAGGATAAGACGGTCTGGTTGAAGATGGCGGTGGCTGGATGTTTGGTCCGGAAACAGAATATGGAGGGTTATTACCGGAAGAAACACTATACAAGCTTTGGGGTGGAGATCCCATCGGTACAGATGGAACATGGCCCGGAGGTGGTGGTCTCGTTGGTGGAGGCATAATGGGCTGGCCCACATTTGACGTTTGTGAAACGGGTGGTTGAGATGATGGAAACTGTGAAGCTGGGAAACGCTGGGGTGGTCCAGTAGTTGGCGGGCCATATGAAGGAGCGGGCCTACCTGGTTGCATGGGCCTAAAACCAGGAGTCCCAGCTCCAGCCGTGGGCCCAGGAGTAGAAAATGGAGATGTATTTGGCCTGATAGCAGAGGGC of Helianthus annuus cultivar XRQ/B chromosome 1, HanXRQr2.0-SUNRISE, whole genome shotgun sequence contains these proteins:
- the LOC110864246 gene encoding protein transport protein Sec24-like At3g07100 isoform X2, whose product is MGTENPNRPNFHQGPTATPFAAPQTNMPFPSSRPMVGSQPSAIRPNTSPFSTPGPTAGAGTPGFRPMQPGRPAPSYGPPTTGPPQRFPASQFPSSQPPVSQTSNVGQPIMPPPTRPPPPGHVPSVPMGSPPQSLYSVSSGNNPPYSVSGPNIQPPPSSTRPSYPGYPGIQGIQSSTVSPPPPPPVYQQGGYGPPQPAIPAPFSSHQGGYGQVPVPPVASSTGMYAGGSAPPTGVMSGLVEDFSSLSLGSAPGSFDGGVDAKALPRPLDGDVEPTSFAGMYPMNCDSRYLRLTTSAIPNSQSLVSRWQLPLGAVVCPLAEPPEGEEVPVVNFATMGIVRCRRCRTYVNPYVTFTDGGRKWRCNICALLNDVQNDYFAHLDATGKRVDLDQHPELTKGSVEFVAPAEYMVRPPMPPLYFFMIDVSISAVKSGMLEVMAQTIKSCLDKLPGSPRTQIGFITFDSTIHFYNMKSTLTQPQMMVVSDLEDIFVPLPDDLLVNLSESRPVVEAFLDSLPSMFQDNVNVESAFGPALKAAYMVMSQLGGKLLIFQSTLPSLGVGRLKLRGDDLRVYGTDKEHTLRIPEDPFYKQMAADFTKYQVAVNVYAFSDKYTDIASLGTLAKYTGGQVYYYPSFHSAIHRDKLRHELSRDLTRETAWEAVMRIRCGKGVRFTSYHGNFMLRSTDLIALPAVDCDKAYAMQFALEETLLTTQIVYFQVALLYTASCGERRIRVHTAAASVVADLGEMYRQADTGAVVSLLSRLAIEKSLSYKLEDARNAVQQKIVKALKEYRKLYSVQHRVGSRMIYPESLKYLPLYGLSLCKSTALRGGYADAQLDERCAAGFTMMALPVKKMLKLLYPSLLRVDEYLVKAPAVDDEFDRVCKRLPLVAESLDSRGIYIFDDGFRFVVWFGRMLSPDLARNLVEEDPATDFSRVCLTERNNEMSRKLMRILKKLREADKSYYQLCHLVRQGEQPREGFFLLLNLVEDQVGGMSGYADWMLQIHRQVQQ
- the LOC110864246 gene encoding protein transport protein Sec24-like At3g07100 isoform X1 gives rise to the protein MGTENPNRPNFHQGPTATPFAAPQTNMPFPSSRPMVGSQPSAIRPNTSPFSTPGPTAGAGTPGFRPMQPGRPAPSYGPPTTGPPQRFPASQFPSSQPPVSQTSNVGQPIMPPPTRPPPPGHVPSVPMGSPPQSLYSVSSGNNPPYSVSGPNIQPPPSSTRPSYPGYPGIQGIQSSTVSPPPPPPVYQQGGYGPPQPAIPAPFSSHQGGYGQVPVPPVASSTGMYAGGSAPPTGVMSGLVEDFSSLSLGSAPGSFDGGVDAKALPRPLDGDVEPTSFAGMYPMNCDSRYLRLTTSAIPNSQSLVSRWQLPLGAVVCPLAEPPEGEEVPVVNFATMGIVRCRRCRTYVNPYVTFTDGGRKWRCNICALLNDVQNDYFAHLDATGKRVDLDQHPELTKGSVEFVAPAEYMVRPPMPPLYFFMIDVSISAVKSGMLEVMAQTIKSCLDKLPGSPRTQIGFITFDSTIHFYNMKSTLTQPQMMVVSDLEDIFVPLPDDLLVNLSESRPVVEAFLDSLPSMFQDNVNVESAFGPALKAAYMVMSQLGGKLLIFQSTLPSLGVGRLKLRGDDLRVYGTDKEHTLRIPEDPFYKQMAADFTKYQVAVNVYAFSDKYTDIASLGTLAKYTGGQVYYYPSFHSAIHRDKLRHELSRDLTRETAWEAVMRIRCGKGVRFTSYHGNFMLRSTDLIALPAVDCDKAYAMQFALEETLLTTQIVYFQVALLYTASCGERRIRVHTAAASVVADLGEMYRQADTGAVVSLLSRLAIEKSLSYKLEDARNAVQQKIVKALKEYRKLYSVQHRVGSRMIYPESLKYLPLYGLSLCKSTALRGGYADAQLDERCAAGFTMMALPVKKMLKLLYPSLLRVDEYLVKAPAVDDEFDRVCKRLPLVAESLDSRGIYIFDDGFRFVVWFGRMLSPDLARNLVEEDPATDFSRNQVCLTERNNEMSRKLMRILKKLREADKSYYQLCHLVRQGEQPREGFFLLLNLVEDQVGGMSGYADWMLQIHRQVQQ